In the bacterium genome, one interval contains:
- the sufB gene encoding Fe-S cluster assembly protein SufB, producing the protein EIDFDDIYYYVKPAEEQAKDWDMVPESIKDTYEKLGIPEAERKFLAGVTAQYESEVVYHRNREDLESMGVLFMDMDSAVRDHPDIVKEYFGTVIPPNDNKFAALNSAVWSGGSFIYVPPGVHVDQPLQAYFRINSENMGQFERTLIIVDEGAFCHYVEGCSAPVYTTDSLHSAVVEIVVKRGGRCRYTTIQNWSNNVYNLVTKRAAAYADATMEWVDGNIGSKLTMKYPAVWLMEPGAHGEVLSIAFAGEDQHQDTGAKMVHVAPNTTSTILSKSIAREGGRAGYRGLVRVEPGAESAKSFVRCDALILDDASRSDTYPYMEIEESDTEIGHEATVSKVGEEQLFYLMSRGLTEDEATSMVVAGFIEPIVKELPMEYAVEMNRLIELNMAAAGAVG; encoded by the coding sequence GAGATCGACTTCGACGACATCTACTACTACGTCAAGCCGGCCGAGGAACAGGCCAAGGACTGGGACATGGTGCCCGAGTCCATCAAGGACACCTACGAGAAGCTGGGCATTCCCGAGGCGGAGCGCAAGTTCCTGGCCGGGGTGACCGCCCAGTACGAGTCGGAGGTCGTCTACCACCGCAACCGGGAGGACCTGGAGTCGATGGGGGTCCTGTTCATGGACATGGACTCCGCGGTGCGGGACCATCCCGACATCGTCAAGGAGTACTTCGGGACGGTGATCCCGCCCAACGACAACAAGTTCGCCGCCCTCAACTCGGCGGTCTGGTCGGGAGGCTCGTTCATCTACGTGCCTCCGGGCGTCCACGTGGACCAGCCCCTCCAGGCCTACTTCAGGATCAACTCGGAGAATATGGGCCAGTTCGAGCGGACCCTGATCATCGTGGACGAGGGCGCCTTCTGCCACTACGTAGAGGGGTGCTCGGCGCCTGTCTACACCACCGACTCCCTCCACTCGGCGGTGGTCGAGATCGTCGTCAAGCGGGGCGGGCGCTGCCGCTACACCACCATCCAGAACTGGTCGAACAACGTCTACAACCTGGTGACCAAGCGGGCGGCCGCCTATGCCGACGCCACCATGGAGTGGGTCGACGGCAATATCGGGTCAAAGCTGACGATGAAGTACCCGGCGGTGTGGCTGATGGAGCCCGGCGCCCATGGCGAGGTGCTGTCGATCGCGTTCGCGGGTGAGGACCAGCACCAGGATACGGGCGCCAAGATGGTCCATGTCGCTCCGAACACCACCTCCACCATCCTGTCCAAGTCCATCGCCCGTGAGGGGGGCAGGGCCGGATACCGGGGTCTGGTGAGGGTGGAACCCGGCGCCGAGAGTGCCAAGTCCTTCGTCCGCTGCGATGCCCTGATCCTCGATGACGCCAGCCGATCCGACACCTACCCCTACATGGAGATCGAGGAGTCGGACACCGAGATCGGTCACGAGGCAACGGTGTCCAAGGTCGGGGAGGAGCAACTCTTCTACCTGATGAGCCGGGGCCTCACCGAGGACGAGGCCACCTCGATGGTGGTGGCCGGGTTCATCGAGCCGATCGTGAAGGAACTCCCTATGGAGTACGCGGTCGAGATGAACCGGCTCATCGAGCTGAACATGGCGGCTGCCGGAGCGGTCGGCTAG